In the bacterium SCSIO 12741 genome, GATTTTGGATAAGTAATCAAAGACTTAACTGGCATGGATTCGATAATGCACATATCTTCATCCTTCACCTCTTGCCCGGGAGCCACAGATTCGCAAGGAATACGGTAGGATTTACCTCCCATCTTGGGTCCATCGTGAATCTTATTGCGAATCACAATACGATTGAGCCATTTTCCAGAAGTAGACGCCGGCCATCCTCCAAACATCAGTCGCAAGGGATAACCATTCATCAAGGGCAAGTCTTCATCGTTGATGGCCCATGCGATTAGAGATTCCTCCTCCATCGCCTTACTTATGGGAACCCCTCGGGAAATGACCACCTTATCTGGATCACCACTCAAGTGGGTGTCTGCTCCATAGTAGCCGAGATACACCGCATCTGGTTTTAAGCCAACATCTTCCAATACATCTTTTAGTCGTACACCGGTCCATTTGGGGCAGCCCACCGCTCCGGTGGTCCATTGATTTCCTTTGGCCGGAGGATTGAACTCAGAACGGCCATTTCCTCCGCACTCCAGCGTTAATTGGTAGCTGTATGTTTTGAAACGTGCTTTGAGGTCAGCCAGAGTATAGGTTTTCTTTTGTGTGGCAGACTCCCCTTCTATGGTCAGTGTCCACTCATCAGGATTTACTTCTACAGGAGGAAGTCCATTGTTTCGAACAAACAAACGGTCGGTTGGAGTGATTGGATCATCCAGCAACCAAGGCGGGGTTTCCGCATTTACGGGTCGTGTATTCAGAATGGTTAAATCCTGGTGTTTTCCATCAATCACAAAGGGCTCTTCACCCTCTGGCCAGGGAATAGGAATCAATCCTTTAGGAAAGGATGCTCCAAATACAAATGAGGGTAACAACAGGGAGCCTACACCAACGGTTGCCCCCTTTTTTAGGAACTCCCGCCGCCCCGGCAATTCCTTCTTTTTATTCTTCAATGCAGCGTTTCTTTATCCGATTAGCGCATCCAAGATAAACTTTTGAAGGAAATGTCAAGGAGATGAAATCAGCTGAATGGGAATCACTTCC is a window encoding:
- a CDS encoding sulfite oxidase, translated to MKNKKKELPGRREFLKKGATVGVGSLLLPSFVFGASFPKGLIPIPWPEGEEPFVIDGKHQDLTILNTRPVNAETPPWLLDDPITPTDRLFVRNNGLPPVEVNPDEWTLTIEGESATQKKTYTLADLKARFKTYSYQLTLECGGNGRSEFNPPAKGNQWTTGAVGCPKWTGVRLKDVLEDVGLKPDAVYLGYYGADTHLSGDPDKVVISRGVPISKAMEEESLIAWAINDEDLPLMNGYPLRLMFGGWPASTSGKWLNRIVIRNKIHDGPKMGGKSYRIPCESVAPGQEVKDEDMCIIESMPVKSLITYPKSGGVLTKSHEVTVRGQAWAGDLEVKSMEVSIDFGTTWKTADLKPPANRLAWQQWSCALKFPDKGYYEVWARATDSEGKSQPMVVPGWNPKGYLNNACHRIALKVQ